A genomic stretch from Thermostichus vulcanus str. 'Rupite' includes:
- a CDS encoding NYN domain-containing protein, with amino-acid sequence MFHHPVTRVSIFIDGNNMFYAQQKNGWFFDPRRVLDYFAKSQPNVELINAFWYTGIKDPHDQRAFRDALISLGFTVRTKFLKEYRDDDSGRYSQKANLDIEIVIDMFNTVEQYNKIVLFSGDGDFERAVELLRSKNTLITVVSTEGMIARELRNATDRYIDLNEIRPYIEKLDK; translated from the coding sequence ATGTTTCACCATCCCGTCACCCGGGTCTCCATCTTTATTGATGGCAACAATATGTTTTATGCCCAACAAAAGAATGGCTGGTTTTTTGACCCGCGCCGAGTGTTAGATTACTTTGCTAAATCCCAGCCTAATGTCGAACTGATCAATGCATTTTGGTACACCGGAATCAAGGATCCCCATGACCAAAGAGCCTTTCGAGATGCCCTGATTAGTTTAGGCTTTACCGTTCGTACCAAGTTCCTCAAAGAATATCGAGATGATGATTCTGGACGTTATTCCCAAAAGGCAAATCTGGATATCGAAATCGTCATCGATATGTTTAATACGGTCGAGCAATACAACAAAATTGTTTTGTTCAGCGGCGATGGCGACTTCGAGCGGGCTGTTGAGTTGTTGCGCTCTAAGAATACCCTGATCACTGTGGTCTCCACTGAAGGGATGATCGCCCGTGAGCTGCGCAACGCCACCGACCGCTATATCGACCTGAATGAGATTCGCCCTTACATCGAGAAGTTGGACAAGTAG